In one window of Microcaecilia unicolor chromosome 9, aMicUni1.1, whole genome shotgun sequence DNA:
- the TIMM9 gene encoding mitochondrial import inner membrane translocase subunit Tim9 — translation MTGQISESDQIKQFKEFLGTYNRLTETCFLDCVKDFTTRDVKPDEITCSEHCLQKYLKMTQRISMRFQEYHIQQNEALAAKAGLLGSR, via the exons ATGACTGGCCAAATTTCAGAATCTGACCAGATTAAACAG TTCAAAGAGTTCCTTGGAACATATAACAGACTTACAGAAACTTGTTTCCTGGACTGCGTGAAAGATTTCACAACTAGAGACGTTAAACCAGATGAG ATTACCTGTTCAGAACATTgcctgcagaaatatttgaaaatgacCCAGCGGATATCCATGAGGTTTCAAGAGTATCATATTCAGCAGAATGAAGCTCTAGCTGCTAAGGCAGGGCTTCTTGGCTCTCGATAG